A window of Polaromonas hydrogenivorans contains these coding sequences:
- a CDS encoding transglycosylase domain-containing protein, with the protein MKALGRLLVLALLAGLALQLYFVARIALMAVVNPESTAFERSEAWQVASNTGTLKWRQQWVPYAQVSSHLKRAIIASEDASFTVHEGVDMDALEKAWEKNTQAEERAAQSMSRLAEGKSKAPPARPPKIFGGSTITQQLAKNLFLSGERTLLRKGQELLLTLMLEALLSKQRILEIYLNNVEWGEGVFGAEAAAQHYYRKPAARLNAVEAARLAVMLPRPKYFETHTGSGYLASRARTITARMGGVELP; encoded by the coding sequence ATGAAGGCACTCGGGCGCCTGCTGGTCCTGGCCTTGCTGGCCGGCCTGGCGCTGCAGCTTTATTTCGTGGCACGCATCGCGCTGATGGCCGTCGTGAATCCCGAGTCCACCGCCTTTGAGCGCTCGGAAGCCTGGCAGGTCGCCAGCAACACCGGCACGCTCAAATGGCGCCAGCAATGGGTGCCCTACGCGCAGGTATCAAGCCACCTCAAGCGCGCCATCATTGCCTCGGAAGACGCCAGCTTCACCGTGCACGAGGGCGTTGACATGGACGCGCTGGAAAAAGCCTGGGAGAAAAACACCCAGGCCGAGGAACGCGCCGCGCAATCCATGAGCCGGCTGGCTGAGGGCAAATCCAAAGCGCCGCCCGCCCGGCCGCCAAAAATATTCGGCGGCTCCACCATCACCCAGCAACTGGCCAAGAATCTGTTCCTGTCCGGCGAGCGCACGCTGCTGCGCAAGGGCCAGGAGCTGCTGCTGACGCTGATGCTCGAAGCCCTGCTCAGCAAGCAGCGCATTCTTGAGATTTACCTCAACAATGTCGAGTGGGGCGAAGGCGTTTTTGGCGCCGAGGCCGCCGCCCAGCATTACTACCGCAAGCCGGCCGCGCGCCTGAACGCCGTCGAGGCCGCCCGGCTGGCGGTGATGCTGCCCCGGCCCAAGTATTTCGAGACCCA
- the aroE gene encoding shikimate dehydrogenase yields MTSDNAAIDRYFVLGNPIAHSRSPQIHARFAELTGQAIDYQRCLVPLDGFAATLAQLVQDGARGCNVTVPFKFEAFQAADSQSDRAQLAQAVNTLVIENGSIHADNTDGIGLVNDIQVNAGVPLAGRDVLLIGAGGAGAGVLGPLLAAGPRRLVLVNRTPAKAEALAARHRAHASLQTVLQKTELLVQELQAVEGDFDVIINASASSLAGSAVPVDSSVLKPGALAYDMMYGPSAAGFMAWAHAHGASPRDGLGMLVEQAAESFALWRGVRPPAAQVLQELRLLLA; encoded by the coding sequence ATGACCAGCGATAACGCGGCAATCGACCGCTATTTTGTGCTCGGCAACCCGATTGCCCACAGCCGATCCCCGCAGATCCATGCGCGTTTTGCCGAGCTGACCGGGCAGGCCATCGACTACCAGCGCTGCCTGGTCCCGCTGGACGGGTTTGCGGCCACGCTGGCGCAACTGGTCCAGGACGGCGCGCGCGGCTGCAATGTCACCGTGCCGTTCAAGTTCGAGGCTTTTCAAGCCGCCGACAGCCAAAGCGACCGGGCGCAGCTGGCCCAGGCCGTCAACACCCTGGTGATTGAAAACGGCAGCATCCACGCCGACAACACCGATGGCATCGGGCTGGTGAATGACATCCAGGTGAATGCCGGCGTACCGCTGGCCGGGCGCGACGTGCTCTTGATCGGCGCGGGCGGCGCGGGCGCGGGCGTGCTGGGGCCGCTGCTGGCAGCCGGGCCGCGCCGGCTGGTGCTGGTCAACCGCACACCGGCCAAGGCCGAGGCGCTGGCGGCGCGTCACCGGGCACATGCGTCCCTGCAGACAGTGCTACAAAAAACAGAGCTGCTGGTGCAGGAACTGCAAGCGGTAGAGGGTGATTTCGATGTGATTATCAATGCCAGCGCCAGCAGCCTTGCAGGCAGCGCCGTGCCGGTGGACAGCAGCGTACTCAAGCCCGGCGCGCTGGCTTACGACATGATGTACGGCCCGTCGGCGGCCGGCTTCATGGCCTGGGCGCACGCGCACGGCGCCAGCCCGCGCGACGGCCTGGGCATGCTGGTCGAGCAGGCGGCCGAATCGTTTGCCCTGTGGCGCGGCGTGCGTCCGCCGGCGGCGCAGGTGCTGCAGGAACTGCGCTTGCTGCTGGCATGA
- a CDS encoding energy transducer TonB — MKSPSTLQIALGVSLAAHAALLAVRFVDPERFNRVFQDTPLEVILVNTKSTEAPDEHAKAIAQASLAGGGELEKGRATSPLPPALVMKTGDAQEDENERRQIESIKEQQTQLLLQTKKELAAMPPPDLSVPPNLRAQTEQEERRKQLIKLLAEIERRINEDGEQPARRYISPSTREEVYAVYYDAMRRKIEKKGTLNFPQMAGKKLYGELTMTMTVNADGNVLATDVVQSSGNPTLDRWAQSLVQGAGPFEPFSEAMRGKADQIVVVSSFNFGRDDSLETKLTHR, encoded by the coding sequence GTGAAGTCACCCAGCACCCTGCAGATTGCCCTGGGCGTCTCGCTGGCCGCGCATGCAGCGCTGCTGGCGGTGCGCTTTGTCGATCCGGAACGCTTCAACCGCGTGTTCCAGGACACGCCGCTCGAAGTGATCCTGGTCAACACCAAATCCACCGAGGCGCCCGATGAACACGCCAAGGCGATTGCGCAGGCTTCGCTGGCCGGCGGCGGCGAACTTGAAAAAGGCCGCGCCACCTCGCCGCTGCCGCCCGCCCTGGTGATGAAGACCGGCGATGCGCAGGAAGATGAAAACGAGCGGCGCCAGATCGAATCCATCAAGGAACAGCAGACCCAGCTGCTGCTGCAAACCAAAAAGGAACTGGCCGCCATGCCGCCGCCCGACCTGAGCGTGCCGCCCAACCTGCGCGCGCAGACCGAGCAGGAGGAAAGGCGCAAGCAGCTCATCAAGCTGCTGGCCGAGATTGAACGGCGCATCAACGAAGACGGCGAGCAGCCCGCCAGGCGCTACATCAGCCCGTCCACGCGTGAAGAGGTGTATGCGGTGTATTACGATGCGATGCGCCGCAAGATCGAGAAAAAGGGAACGCTGAACTTTCCGCAAATGGCCGGCAAGAAGCTGTATGGCGAACTGACCATGACGATGACGGTCAATGCCGACGGCAACGTGCTGGCGACCGACGTGGTGCAAAGCTCGGGCAACCCGACGCTTGACCGCTGGGCGCAAAGCCTGGTGCAGGGCGCCGGTCCATTTGAGCCGTTCAGCGAGGCCATGCGCGGCAAGGCCGACCAGATCGTGGTGGTGTCCAGCTTCAACTTCGGACGCGATGACAGCCTGGAAACCAAACTCACCCACCGCTGA
- a CDS encoding ribonuclease catalytic domain-containing protein — protein MFVLFEETGKFLAGRILSEADSSLQVELDSGKRVKVKSANALLKFEKPAPAEFIAAGQRLIEEIDLDLAWEFASDEEFGFAELARDYFSADASKPASAEQQAAALFRLYDAPHYFRRAGKGRFKKAPPEILQQALAAIEKKKQITAQIAAWAEELGQGQCPAPIRDQLYKILFKPDKNSAEYKAVVDASRATHTAPLDLLQKAGAIASPYQFHWKRFLFENFPKGTRFPELQAPPIKDELPLADVKAFSIDDSSTTEIDDALSVQGLGSGVITLGIHIAAPGLAVLPGSPIDAVGRARMSTVYMPGYKLTMLPDDVVQAYTLQEGRNCPALSLYLTMDEATLEITKSLTRLDQVPIVSNLRHDALDNTFTEAFFEAAQLAAPVDVQWGVEMTFLHRLARHLKGQREIVRGKPENFNRPDYNFKLDNPTGGEPQGDETVSISTRQRGAPLDLIVAEAMILANSTWGQWLAEHGVPGIYRSQASMAPGVKVRMGTKALPHAGIGVKSYAWCTSPLRRYTDLVNQWQIIAVTKHGRSAALVAPFKPKDADLFSVISCFDAAYSAYNGFQSGIERYWTLKYLEQNGITELTATSFKDNLVRADELPLVLAAMGAQGLPRNARVRVQLGAIDEITLDISGTVVERLDTMAPASAQDQETDQGDEGDEGEDELAAGPISIAVDISEPQADAEAAPAVAG, from the coding sequence GTGTTTGTATTGTTTGAAGAAACCGGAAAATTTCTGGCCGGCCGGATTTTGTCGGAAGCCGACAGCTCGCTGCAGGTCGAACTCGACTCGGGCAAGCGCGTCAAGGTCAAGTCGGCCAACGCGCTGCTGAAGTTCGAGAAGCCCGCGCCCGCCGAGTTCATCGCCGCCGGCCAGCGCCTGATTGAAGAAATCGACCTGGACCTGGCCTGGGAATTCGCCAGCGACGAGGAATTCGGCTTTGCCGAACTGGCGCGCGACTACTTCAGCGCCGACGCCTCCAAGCCCGCGTCAGCCGAGCAGCAGGCCGCCGCCCTGTTCCGCCTGTACGACGCGCCGCATTATTTCCGCCGCGCCGGCAAGGGCCGCTTCAAGAAAGCGCCGCCCGAAATCCTGCAGCAGGCGCTCGCCGCCATCGAGAAGAAAAAGCAGATCACGGCGCAGATCGCCGCCTGGGCCGAGGAACTCGGACAGGGCCAGTGCCCGGCGCCGATTCGCGACCAGCTCTACAAGATCCTTTTCAAGCCCGACAAGAACAGCGCCGAGTACAAGGCCGTGGTCGATGCCTCGCGCGCCACGCACACCGCGCCGCTCGACTTGCTGCAAAAAGCCGGCGCCATCGCCTCGCCCTACCAGTTCCACTGGAAGCGCTTTTTGTTCGAGAACTTTCCCAAGGGCACGCGCTTTCCGGAATTGCAGGCGCCGCCCATCAAGGACGAGCTGCCGCTGGCCGATGTCAAGGCCTTTTCCATCGACGACTCCAGCACCACCGAGATCGACGATGCGCTGTCGGTTCAAGGTCTGGGCAGCGGCGTCATCACGCTGGGCATCCACATCGCCGCGCCCGGACTGGCCGTGCTGCCAGGCAGCCCGATTGACGCCGTCGGCCGGGCGCGCATGTCCACCGTGTACATGCCCGGCTACAAGCTGACCATGCTGCCCGACGACGTGGTGCAGGCCTACACGCTGCAGGAAGGCCGCAACTGCCCTGCCCTGTCGCTTTACCTGACGATGGACGAAGCCACGCTGGAAATCACCAAGAGCCTGACCCGGCTGGACCAGGTGCCCATCGTCAGCAACCTGCGCCACGACGCGCTGGACAACACCTTCACCGAAGCATTCTTCGAAGCCGCGCAGCTTGCAGCGCCGGTGGATGTGCAGTGGGGCGTGGAAATGACGTTTTTGCACCGCCTGGCCCGGCACCTGAAGGGCCAGCGCGAAATCGTTCGCGGCAAGCCCGAGAACTTCAACCGGCCCGACTACAACTTCAAGCTCGACAACCCCACGGGCGGCGAGCCGCAGGGCGACGAGACGGTCAGCATCAGCACGCGCCAGCGCGGCGCGCCGCTCGATTTGATCGTCGCCGAGGCGATGATCCTGGCCAACAGCACCTGGGGCCAGTGGCTGGCCGAGCATGGCGTTCCGGGCATCTACCGCAGCCAGGCCAGCATGGCGCCGGGCGTGAAGGTGCGCATGGGCACCAAGGCGCTGCCGCATGCCGGCATCGGCGTGAAAAGCTATGCCTGGTGCACCTCGCCGCTGCGCCGCTACACCGACCTGGTCAACCAGTGGCAGATCATTGCCGTCACCAAGCACGGCCGCAGCGCCGCGCTGGTCGCGCCCTTCAAGCCCAAGGATGCGGACCTGTTTTCGGTGATTTCGTGCTTTGACGCCGCCTACAGCGCCTACAACGGCTTCCAGTCGGGCATAGAGCGCTACTGGACGCTCAAATACCTGGAGCAAAACGGCATCACCGAACTGACGGCGACCAGCTTCAAGGACAACCTGGTCCGCGCCGACGAGCTGCCGCTGGTGCTGGCGGCCATGGGCGCGCAGGGCCTGCCGCGCAACGCCAGGGTGCGCGTGCAGCTGGGTGCAATTGACGAGATCACGCTGGACATCTCGGGCACCGTCGTCGAACGGCTCGATACCATGGCCCCGGCGTCGGCGCAAGACCAGGAAACGGACCAGGGGGATGAGGGTGACGAGGGCGAGGATGAACTGGCCGCCGGGCCGATTTCGATTGCGGTCGATATTAGCGAGCCGCAAGCCGATGCCGAAGCCGCTCCTGCTGTGGCAGGCTGA
- a CDS encoding YqiA/YcfP family alpha/beta fold hydrolase — protein sequence MPITHLLYLHGFRSSPQSAKAQKMAALMAERHPAVRWWCPQLPPSPQQAMALLQAGIADWPAESMAVIGSSLGGFYATAVAERQDCKAVLLNPAVDPARDLASYIGEQTTWQNPGEHFFFEARFVDELRALQAGPLKVPHNYLAIIARGDEVLDWREMAARYAGARVRLLEGGDHALSDFDAHLPAILDFLALA from the coding sequence ATGCCCATCACCCACTTGCTCTACCTGCACGGCTTTCGCTCCTCGCCCCAATCGGCCAAGGCCCAAAAAATGGCCGCCCTGATGGCTGAACGCCACCCGGCGGTGCGCTGGTGGTGCCCGCAACTGCCGCCCTCGCCGCAACAGGCCATGGCGCTGCTTCAAGCCGGCATCGCGGACTGGCCGGCCGAATCCATGGCGGTCATCGGCTCCTCGCTGGGCGGTTTCTACGCGACAGCGGTGGCCGAGCGCCAGGACTGCAAGGCGGTGCTGCTGAACCCGGCGGTCGATCCGGCGCGTGACCTGGCGAGCTACATCGGCGAGCAAACCACCTGGCAGAACCCCGGCGAGCACTTTTTCTTTGAAGCGCGCTTTGTCGATGAACTGCGCGCGCTGCAGGCCGGGCCGCTGAAGGTTCCGCACAACTACCTGGCCATCATCGCCAGGGGCGACGAAGTGCTCGACTGGCGCGAGATGGCGGCGCGCTACGCGGGCGCTAGAGTGCGCCTGCTCGAAGGCGGCGACCATGCGCTGAGCGACTTCGACGCGCACCTGCCGGCCATCCTGGATTTTCTGGCTTTGGCCTGA
- the rodA gene encoding rod shape-determining protein RodA: MSAVFDKPSLYQRTLPVLQGFDGLLAFAVFLLACAGLLIMYSSGYDHGTRFADHGRNMLIAGAIMFVVAQVPPQRLMVFAVPLYVTGVTLLVAVLAFGITKKGARRWLNVGVVIQPSEILKIAMPLMLAWWFQKREGQLRPLDFVVGLVLLALPVGLIMKQPDLGTSLLVLAAGLAVIFFAGLSWKLILPPVLLGVVGISLIVWFEPQLCADGMRWPVLHDYQQQRICTLLDPSRDPLGKGFHIIQGMIAIGSGGVFGKGFMAGTQTHLEFIPERTTDFIFAAYSEEFGLIGNLLLISGFLFLIFRGLAIAMDAPSMFSRLLAGALTMIFFTYAFVNMGMVSGILPVVGVPLPFISYGGTAMVTLGLAIGMLMSIAKAKRLMQT, from the coding sequence ATGTCCGCCGTCTTTGACAAACCTTCCCTCTACCAGCGAACCCTGCCTGTGCTGCAGGGTTTTGATGGCCTGCTTGCCTTTGCGGTGTTCCTGCTGGCCTGCGCCGGCCTGCTGATCATGTATTCGTCGGGCTACGACCACGGCACGCGCTTTGCCGACCATGGCCGCAACATGCTGATTGCCGGCGCCATCATGTTCGTGGTGGCGCAGGTTCCGCCGCAGCGGCTGATGGTTTTTGCCGTGCCGCTGTATGTCACTGGCGTGACCCTGCTGGTGGCGGTGCTGGCGTTTGGCATCACCAAGAAGGGCGCCAGGCGCTGGCTCAATGTCGGCGTGGTGATCCAGCCCAGCGAAATCCTGAAAATCGCCATGCCCTTGATGCTGGCCTGGTGGTTCCAGAAGCGCGAAGGCCAGTTGCGCCCGCTCGATTTCGTTGTCGGACTGGTGCTGCTGGCCTTGCCGGTCGGCCTGATCATGAAGCAGCCCGACCTGGGAACGTCGCTGCTGGTGCTGGCCGCCGGCTTGGCGGTAATTTTTTTTGCCGGGCTGAGCTGGAAGCTGATTCTTCCGCCCGTGCTGCTGGGCGTGGTGGGTATTTCGCTGATCGTCTGGTTTGAACCGCAACTGTGCGCCGACGGCATGCGCTGGCCGGTGCTGCACGACTACCAGCAGCAGCGCATCTGCACGCTGCTGGACCCGTCGCGCGACCCGCTGGGCAAGGGCTTTCACATCATCCAGGGCATGATCGCGATTGGCTCGGGCGGGGTGTTCGGCAAGGGCTTCATGGCCGGCACGCAGACGCACCTGGAGTTCATTCCCGAGCGCACCACCGACTTCATCTTTGCGGCGTATTCCGAGGAATTCGGCCTGATCGGCAACCTGCTGCTGATCTCGGGCTTTCTGTTCCTGATTTTTCGCGGCCTGGCGATTGCGATGGATGCGCCCAGCATGTTTTCGCGGCTGCTGGCCGGTGCGCTGACGATGATTTTCTTCACCTATGCCTTCGTCAACATGGGCATGGTCAGCGGCATTTTGCCGGTGGTCGGCGTTCCCTTGCCCTTCATCAGTTATGGCGGCACGGCCATGGTGACGCTGGGCCTGGCCATCGGCATGCTGATGTCGATTGCCAAGGCAAAAAGGCTCATGCAGACTTGA
- the tldD gene encoding metalloprotease TldD yields MTSLNSAAASVRQTNVSGRPPARPTKDSTAGRLAIAQKLLLAPFGLDEAALSRALGEITSYGVDDADLYFQYTRSEGWSLEEGIVKTGSFSIDQGVGVRAVSGEKTAFAYSDDISEASLLDAARTVRSISATAKSGRVKTPARKVASSRSLYRDLDPIATLDSTAKVELLGKVEKLAKAKDPRIVQVMAGLASEYDVVMVARADGTLAADVRPLVRLSVTVIAEQKGRREVGSSGGGGRFGLAYFDDTQIAQYVDAAVNAALTNLDARPAPAGQMTVVLGSGWPGILLHEAIGHGLEGDFNRKGSSAFSGRIGERVAAKGVTVLDDGTIADRRGSLNIDDEGNVSQRNVLIEDGILKGYIQDSMNARLMNVKPTGNGRRESYAHVPMPRMTNTYMLGGDKAPEEIIASIKKGLYASNFAGGQVDITSGKFVFSASEAFWVENGKILYPVKGATIVGNGPDALTRVTMIGNDMKLDSGVGTCGKEGQSVPVGVGQPTLRIDGLTVGGTA; encoded by the coding sequence ATGACCTCACTCAATTCCGCCGCCGCCTCCGTTCGCCAAACCAATGTCTCCGGGCGTCCTCCGGCCCGTCCCACCAAGGATTCCACCGCCGGGCGGCTGGCCATTGCGCAAAAGCTGCTGCTGGCGCCTTTCGGCCTGGACGAAGCTGCCCTGAGCCGGGCGCTGGGCGAGATCACTTCCTATGGCGTTGACGATGCCGACCTGTATTTCCAGTACACCCGCAGCGAAGGCTGGAGTCTGGAAGAGGGCATTGTCAAGACCGGCTCCTTCAGCATCGACCAGGGCGTTGGCGTTCGTGCCGTGAGCGGCGAGAAAACCGCCTTTGCCTATTCCGACGATATTTCCGAAGCCTCGCTGCTCGATGCGGCGCGCACCGTGCGCAGCATCTCGGCCACCGCCAAGTCCGGCCGCGTCAAGACGCCGGCCCGCAAGGTGGCCAGCAGCCGCTCGCTCTACCGCGACCTGGACCCGATTGCCACGCTGGACAGCACCGCCAAGGTCGAGTTGCTCGGCAAGGTTGAAAAGCTCGCCAAGGCCAAAGACCCGCGCATCGTGCAGGTGATGGCCGGGCTGGCCAGCGAATACGACGTGGTGATGGTGGCGCGCGCCGACGGCACGCTGGCCGCCGATGTGCGTCCGCTGGTGCGCCTGAGCGTGACCGTGATCGCCGAGCAAAAAGGCCGGCGCGAAGTCGGCTCCAGCGGCGGCGGTGGCCGTTTCGGCCTGGCCTATTTCGACGACACGCAAATTGCCCAGTACGTCGATGCGGCCGTGAATGCCGCGCTGACCAACCTGGACGCGCGCCCCGCGCCGGCCGGCCAGATGACCGTGGTGCTGGGCTCCGGCTGGCCCGGCATCCTGCTGCACGAAGCCATCGGCCACGGGCTGGAAGGCGACTTCAACCGCAAGGGCTCCAGCGCGTTCTCGGGCCGCATCGGCGAGCGCGTGGCCGCCAAGGGCGTGACGGTGCTCGACGATGGCACGATTGCCGACCGCCGGGGCTCGCTCAACATCGACGACGAGGGCAATGTCAGCCAGCGCAATGTGCTGATCGAAGACGGCATCCTGAAGGGCTACATCCAGGATTCGATGAATGCGCGCCTGATGAACGTCAAGCCCACCGGCAACGGCCGGCGCGAAAGCTATGCCCATGTGCCGATGCCGCGCATGACCAACACCTACATGCTGGGCGGCGACAAGGCGCCCGAGGAAATCATCGCCAGCATCAAGAAAGGCCTGTACGCCAGCAACTTCGCCGGCGGCCAGGTGGATATCACCTCGGGCAAGTTCGTGTTCTCGGCCAGCGAAGCGTTCTGGGTTGAAAACGGCAAGATCCTCTACCCGGTCAAGGGCGCGACGATTGTCGGCAACGGCCCCGATGCGCTGACCCGCGTGACGATGATCGGCAACGACATGAAGCTCGACAGCGGCGTGGGCACCTGCGGCAAGGAAGGCCAGAGCGTGCCGGTCGGCGTCGGCCAGCCGACGCTGCGCATTGACGGTCTGACCGTGGGCGGCACCGCCTGA